One Manihot esculenta cultivar AM560-2 chromosome 6, M.esculenta_v8, whole genome shotgun sequence DNA segment encodes these proteins:
- the LOC110617298 gene encoding CBL-interacting serine/threonine-protein kinase 6, giving the protein MGERRRDGQSTLLHGRYELGRMLGHGTFAKVYLARNLQSGKSVAMKVVGKEKVIKVGMMEQIKREIAVMKMVKHPYIVDLHEVMASKSTIYFAMELVRGGELFSRISKGRLREDVARVYFQQLISAVDFCHSRGVYHRDLKPENLLLDEDGNLKVTDFGLSAFSEHLKQDGLLHTTCGTPAYVAPEVIGKKGYDGAKADLWSCGVILYVLLAGFLPFQDDNIVAMYRKIYRGDFKCPPWFSPEARRLITKLLDPNPSTRIAISKVMDSSWFKKSMPKTIRSKEEMEFEAFNCEEESKNGGKSKQPETLNAFHIISLSEGFDLSPLFEEKKREEKEELRFATTRPASSVISRLEEVAKAGKFSVKKSETKVRMQGQESGRKGKLAIAAEIFAVTPSFLVVEVKKDNGDTLEYKQFCSKELRPALKDIVWTSPADNSTIA; this is encoded by the coding sequence ATGGGAGAAAGGCGCAGAGATGGTCAGTCAACCCTGCTCCATGGGAGATACGAGCTCGGCCGGATGCTGGGACATGGCACCTTCGCTAAGGTCTACCTTGCTCGCAATTTACAGTCGGGAAAGAGCGTGGCGATGAAGGTGGTCGGTAAAGAGAAGGTGATCAAGGTCGGTATGATGGAGCAAATCAAGAGGGAAATTGCTGTTATGAAGATGGTTAAGCACCCATATATCGTCGACCTGCACGAGGTCATGGCGAGTAAATCTACCATCTATTTCGCTATGGAACTTGTTCGAGGCGGTGAGTTATTTTCTAGGATTTCTAAGGGTCGCCTGAGAGAGGATGTTGCTAGAGTTTATTTCCAGCAGTTGATATCTGCCGTCGATTTTTGCCATAGTCGCGGCGTTTATCACCGCGATTTGAAGCCGGAAAACCTCCTCCTCGATGAAGATGGAAACTTGAAAGTTACGGATTTCGGACTCAGTGCCTTCTCTGAGCACTTGAAGCAAGATGGTTTATTACACACTACCTGCGGCACCCCAGCCTATGTCGCACCGGAGGTTATTGGGAAGAAGGGGTACGATGGTGCTAAAGCAGATCTCTGGTCCTGTGGTGTTATTCTCTACGTTCTTCTTGCTGGATTCTTGCCATTTCAAGATGATAATATAGTTGCCATGTATAGAAAGATCTATAGAGGTGACTTTAAATGCCCACCGTGGTTCTCCCCTGAAGCTCGCAGATTAATCACAAAGCTCCTCGATCCAAATCCGAGCACTCGAATCGCGATAAGCAAGGTTATGGATTCCTCATggttcaagaaatcaatgcctAAAACTATAAGGTCGAAGGAGGAAATGGAATTCGAAGCTTTCAATTGCGAAGAAGAAAGCAAAAATGGAGGCAAATCAAAGCAACCAGAAACATTGAATGCTTTTCACATAATATCATTATCAGAAGGTTTTGATTTATCACCGCTATTCGAAGAGAAGAAGagggaggagaaggaggagctGAGGTTCGCAACGACAAGGCCAGCAAGCAGCGTGATTTCGAGACTAGAAGAAGTAGCAAAGGCAGGGAAATTCAGCGTGAAGAAAAGCGAGACAAAAGTGAGGATGCAGGGTCAGGAGAGCGGAAGGAAAGGGAAATTAGCCATCGCAGCAGAGATATTTGCAGTAACGCCGTCGTTTTTGGTGGTGGAGGTGAAGAAGGATAACGGGGATACACTAGAGTATAAACAATTCTGTAGCAAAGAGCTGAGACCTGCTCTCAAGGACATAGTGTGGACTTCTCCTGCTGATAATTCAACTATTGCTTGA